The following are encoded in a window of Chiloscyllium plagiosum isolate BGI_BamShark_2017 chromosome 11, ASM401019v2, whole genome shotgun sequence genomic DNA:
- the LOC122554603 gene encoding uncharacterized protein LOC122554603 isoform X1, with translation MDGTVPLNETAVPLKARGKYRRALFHWSLVLIVIMVQVLAASYLSFYLLRTRLQDTAERLGKMHGDALSPEKCATHWTAAAFPDSNETGEDQALAWQNRIGQVFTGNCAEYNATDKSLEIKSDGYYFIYVQVMLKANWTSVKFILIMDGKNEIERNSRTASELNSNTVIFGSTYRLRQGSKILVKSNPKYVRVQETDTFLGLFKL, from the exons ATGGATGGGACGGTACCATTGAATGAGACGGCAGTCCCACTGAAGGCACGTGGGAAATACCGCAGGGCGCTGTTTCATTGGTCCCTGGTTCTCATAGTAATCATGGTCCAGGTACTAGCAGCAAGTTATCTCTCGTTTTACCTCCTCAGAACACGACTGCAGGATACG GCGGAACGCCTGGGCAAGATGCATGGGGATGCGTTGTCACCCGAAAAGTGCGCTACTCACTGGACTGCAG CAGCATTCCCAGACAGCAATGAAACTGGAGAAGATCAAGCGCTGGCCTGGCAGAATAGGATTGGGCAAGTTTTCACAGGAAACTGCGCGGAGTATAACGCGACTGATAAATCACTGGAAATAAAAAGCGACGGTTACTATTTCATCTACGTCCAGGTGATGTTGAAGGCCAACTGGACGAGCGTGAAGTTCATCTTGATTATGGATGGCAAGAACGAGATCGAACGGAACTCTCGCACCGCCTCGGAGCTGAACTCAAACACCGTCATCTTCGGGAGCACCTACAGACTGCGGCAAGGGTCAAAGATTTTGGTCAAATCAAACCCTAAGTATGTTCGAGTTCAGGAGACAGATACGTTTTTGGGTCTGTTTAAGctatga
- the LOC122554603 gene encoding uncharacterized protein LOC122554603 isoform X2: MDGTVPLNETAVPLKARGKYRRALFHWSLVLIVIMVQVLAASYLSFYLLRTRLQDTAERLGKMHGDALSPEKCATHWTAAFPDSNETGEDQALAWQNRIGQVFTGNCAEYNATDKSLEIKSDGYYFIYVQVMLKANWTSVKFILIMDGKNEIERNSRTASELNSNTVIFGSTYRLRQGSKILVKSNPKYVRVQETDTFLGLFKL, encoded by the exons ATGGATGGGACGGTACCATTGAATGAGACGGCAGTCCCACTGAAGGCACGTGGGAAATACCGCAGGGCGCTGTTTCATTGGTCCCTGGTTCTCATAGTAATCATGGTCCAGGTACTAGCAGCAAGTTATCTCTCGTTTTACCTCCTCAGAACACGACTGCAGGATACG GCGGAACGCCTGGGCAAGATGCATGGGGATGCGTTGTCACCCGAAAAGTGCGCTACTCACTGGACTGCAG CATTCCCAGACAGCAATGAAACTGGAGAAGATCAAGCGCTGGCCTGGCAGAATAGGATTGGGCAAGTTTTCACAGGAAACTGCGCGGAGTATAACGCGACTGATAAATCACTGGAAATAAAAAGCGACGGTTACTATTTCATCTACGTCCAGGTGATGTTGAAGGCCAACTGGACGAGCGTGAAGTTCATCTTGATTATGGATGGCAAGAACGAGATCGAACGGAACTCTCGCACCGCCTCGGAGCTGAACTCAAACACCGTCATCTTCGGGAGCACCTACAGACTGCGGCAAGGGTCAAAGATTTTGGTCAAATCAAACCCTAAGTATGTTCGAGTTCAGGAGACAGATACGTTTTTGGGTCTGTTTAAGctatga